The Oceanococcus sp. HetDA_MAG_MS8 genome window below encodes:
- a CDS encoding fimbrial biogenesis outer membrane usher protein, giving the protein MRLSGGVLLVTLILAASKSWACPGGDCIGGDPTWVELDLNGQALGYALVRRFSQRTGLWLESSAVQAQRQLSDLVGVVRMSDDVSWSSLESMTPLTYSLEGERLRLQLPVQAFDAQSLSAGPTPQSIPPQRGQGWVLHYDSNVNWQDFGQGQSTASTLLDLQRFHPLGVFRHQQLLQFAEQSQTTRLQSQWVQELWSKQSLLTVGDHLSAADAFGRQYQLGGVQLRRALEFTPLRLTFPIPVLEGRAELPSTVDLIIDGVRQRQYQVQPGPFVIRDAPPLSGSGQAQLRLRNALGEEVLLNRDLVIFPQLLRAGLLDYSLSLGALRQDVLQQSFAYSGRLFAASARYAWSNTLNLSATVHARENDHNWNTGLLMRLPVLPVLAQAGWGGFNEDDQRGDLINWGLNMQYRSVRASWLQEQLRLREPGQAELPYRRQQRGQLSWRRGLWNVGASWLQREFVNQPRFRRLGLRTAWTLPGAAGQMLFEVFATQDGDAASDVGGRLQWIWSPRAHRFVSSFVQDDGQASVLWQQQRPSELGLNWGAQAQRDSQGDATVAVQADLNSSRWSWRGGWRETAGGRNVNMGLRGSVAWVGQRPVMGRNLGQAFAVVDLGGLSEVLVYRDNQPVARSDRRGLALVANLRPYEPNRIHIDAAAIPLDRSLAASTQTLRPARTAGLLVDFAPAQLRSLLFKVVYKPGAVVAPAGAEVWLDGVRQPAGYLGSAGQAYAELPAGWQGGAQLRWPQGECELVWPPLPATKPDHNLGDVLCR; this is encoded by the coding sequence GTGCGTCTCTCTGGCGGGGTGCTACTGGTGACCCTCATTCTGGCTGCTTCTAAGTCGTGGGCCTGTCCTGGTGGGGACTGCATCGGGGGCGACCCCACATGGGTGGAATTAGACCTCAACGGGCAGGCTTTAGGCTACGCACTGGTGCGCCGCTTCTCCCAACGCACGGGACTTTGGCTGGAAAGTAGTGCGGTTCAGGCTCAGCGGCAATTGTCTGATTTAGTCGGTGTGGTGCGCATGAGTGATGACGTGAGTTGGTCGTCATTGGAGTCCATGACGCCACTGACGTACAGCCTGGAGGGGGAACGGTTGCGACTGCAGCTTCCGGTTCAGGCTTTCGATGCCCAAAGTCTCAGTGCCGGGCCTACACCGCAAAGTATTCCCCCCCAGCGCGGGCAGGGGTGGGTGTTGCACTACGACAGTAATGTGAACTGGCAGGACTTTGGGCAAGGTCAAAGCACGGCCTCAACCTTGTTGGACCTTCAGCGTTTCCATCCTTTGGGCGTATTCAGGCATCAGCAGTTGCTGCAGTTTGCCGAGCAAAGCCAGACGACGCGACTACAAAGTCAGTGGGTGCAGGAGCTATGGTCCAAGCAAAGCCTATTGACGGTGGGCGACCACCTAAGCGCTGCCGATGCCTTTGGACGCCAGTATCAACTTGGCGGTGTTCAGCTACGAAGAGCTTTAGAATTTACCCCCCTTAGATTGACCTTCCCCATCCCAGTGTTAGAGGGGCGGGCGGAATTGCCTTCCACCGTAGACCTCATCATCGACGGTGTACGTCAGCGCCAGTATCAAGTGCAGCCAGGCCCATTCGTAATCCGCGATGCGCCTCCGCTGAGTGGGAGTGGGCAGGCTCAGTTGCGGCTGCGCAATGCTTTGGGGGAAGAGGTTTTGCTCAATCGAGATCTGGTGATCTTCCCGCAGTTGCTGCGGGCAGGGCTTCTCGACTACAGCCTCAGTCTGGGGGCTTTGCGTCAGGATGTGCTGCAGCAAAGCTTCGCATATTCAGGTCGACTGTTCGCGGCCAGCGCTCGCTACGCCTGGAGCAACACTCTGAACCTCTCGGCAACAGTGCATGCGCGTGAAAATGACCATAACTGGAATACAGGGCTGCTGATGCGACTTCCAGTACTGCCGGTATTGGCGCAGGCGGGTTGGGGGGGCTTCAACGAGGATGACCAGCGGGGCGATCTCATCAATTGGGGCTTGAACATGCAATACAGAAGCGTGCGCGCAAGTTGGTTGCAAGAGCAGCTACGTTTGCGCGAGCCAGGGCAAGCCGAACTGCCGTATCGCCGCCAGCAACGCGGACAGCTGAGCTGGCGACGCGGATTGTGGAATGTGGGTGCAAGCTGGTTGCAGCGCGAATTCGTGAATCAGCCTCGCTTTCGCCGTCTAGGCCTGCGTACCGCGTGGACCTTACCCGGCGCCGCCGGTCAAATGTTATTCGAAGTCTTTGCGACCCAGGACGGTGATGCGGCCAGTGATGTGGGCGGGCGTTTGCAGTGGATTTGGTCTCCACGCGCTCACCGCTTTGTCTCGAGCTTTGTGCAAGATGACGGACAGGCTTCCGTGCTCTGGCAGCAGCAAAGGCCGAGTGAGTTAGGCCTCAACTGGGGGGCGCAAGCCCAGCGTGATAGCCAGGGAGATGCCACTGTGGCCGTCCAGGCCGACCTCAACTCCAGTCGCTGGAGTTGGCGTGGTGGGTGGCGGGAAACGGCCGGTGGCCGCAATGTGAATATGGGCCTGCGCGGCAGTGTGGCCTGGGTGGGCCAGCGTCCGGTTATGGGGCGTAACCTCGGGCAAGCTTTTGCCGTTGTAGATCTGGGCGGCCTGTCCGAGGTATTGGTGTACCGAGACAATCAACCGGTGGCGCGTAGCGACCGGCGTGGCTTGGCATTGGTGGCGAATCTGAGGCCATATGAACCCAATCGTATTCATATCGATGCGGCAGCGATTCCCTTGGATCGTAGCTTGGCGGCGAGCACCCAGACTCTGCGCCCAGCACGTACAGCGGGTTTGCTGGTGGATTTTGCCCCCGCGCAGCTGCGCAGCTTGCTCTTCAAGGTTGTTTATAAACCGGGTGCCGTAGTGGCGCCGGCTGGGGCCGAAGTGTGGCTAGACGGAGTTCGCCAGCCCGCAGGTTATTTGGGCAGTGCTGGCCAAGCCTATGCGGAGCTACCTGCAGGTTGGCAAGGGGGAGCGCAGCTGCGCTGGCCGCAGGGCGAATGTGAGTTGGTTTGGCCGCCTCTGCCAGCGACAAAGCCTGACCACAACCTCGGAGATGTGCTGTGTCGCTGA
- a CDS encoding GNAT family N-acetyltransferase: protein MAGAVRATTAALEQTLFGPAPAAEVILAQSHDETVVGFALFFPNYSTFLAKPGIWLEDLYVKPDHRGHGVGSALFRSVAGLARERGCGRMEWSVLDWNRPAIDFYQRMGAQAQDEWTTWRLTGTALEALAQRS, encoded by the coding sequence ATGGCTGGAGCGGTGCGCGCCACCACAGCCGCCTTGGAACAAACCTTGTTTGGGCCCGCGCCAGCTGCCGAAGTCATCCTGGCTCAGTCGCATGATGAGACTGTGGTCGGCTTTGCCTTGTTCTTTCCCAACTACTCCACCTTTCTCGCCAAGCCCGGGATCTGGTTGGAGGATCTTTATGTGAAGCCAGACCATCGCGGGCATGGTGTTGGCAGCGCTTTGTTTCGCAGCGTCGCAGGGCTGGCCCGTGAACGCGGCTGCGGGCGCATGGAATGGAGCGTGCTGGATTGGAATCGGCCCGCCATTGATTTCTATCAACGCATGGGCGCTCAAGCTCAAGACGAATGGACCACCTGGCGCTTAACGGGCACAGCGCTAGAAGCCCTTGCCCAACGGTCCTAG
- the rarD gene encoding EamA family transporter RarD — MPLSPHSRGLLAAAGAFTLWGLFPLYWRQLQAVPALEIMAHRLIWCCLFVGGWLFISQGRYWWRQALSQPRTRRNLLLSSLFIGANWWLYIWSVNNGHIVEASLGYFINPIVNIMLGTLILGERLNRVQWLAVGLAAIGVTWLTIDYGRPPWIALCLASSFAIYGLLRKVTPVGSVTGLGIEASMLAPIALVTICALWSQGTLEFGQVAQWQSGLLILGGGVTAIPLILFAYGAQRINYSTVGLLQYIGPTLQLLIGVAIYGESFSRSRLLGFALIWTALALYAADGVHRFRKRPRPASTAPLAADQ; from the coding sequence ATGCCTCTGAGCCCCCACAGCCGCGGCCTGTTAGCCGCTGCCGGCGCCTTTACTCTCTGGGGCCTGTTCCCCTTGTATTGGCGTCAGCTGCAAGCGGTACCCGCCTTAGAAATCATGGCGCATCGCCTGATTTGGTGTTGCCTATTTGTGGGCGGCTGGCTGTTCATTAGCCAGGGGCGCTACTGGTGGCGGCAAGCCCTGAGCCAGCCACGGACACGCCGCAACTTATTGCTATCCAGCCTCTTTATTGGCGCCAACTGGTGGTTGTATATCTGGTCGGTCAACAATGGCCATATCGTTGAGGCCAGCCTAGGCTACTTCATCAACCCCATCGTCAATATCATGCTGGGCACCCTGATCTTGGGCGAACGCCTCAACCGGGTGCAATGGTTGGCGGTGGGGCTCGCCGCCATAGGCGTCACTTGGCTCACAATCGATTATGGGCGCCCGCCTTGGATTGCGCTGTGCCTCGCCAGCAGCTTTGCCATTTATGGCCTGCTGCGAAAGGTCACCCCGGTGGGCTCTGTCACCGGCCTGGGAATTGAGGCCAGCATGCTGGCTCCGATTGCCCTGGTGACGATCTGTGCGCTTTGGAGCCAAGGCACATTGGAGTTCGGCCAAGTCGCCCAGTGGCAAAGTGGCCTGCTCATCCTGGGCGGGGGTGTGACAGCCATCCCTCTGATTCTCTTCGCCTATGGTGCCCAACGTATTAACTACTCCACCGTGGGGCTGTTGCAATACATTGGCCCGACCCTGCAGCTATTGATTGGCGTCGCGATCTATGGAGAGAGCTTTAGCCGCTCCCGTCTGCTGGGCTTCGCACTCATTTGGACAGCCTTGGCCCTATACGCCGCGGATGGCGTCCATCGCTTCCGCAAACGGCCGCGCCCTGCCTCTACCGCGCCACTGGCCGCTGATCAGTAG
- a CDS encoding HPr family phosphocarrier protein: MSSSPHSRELTICNKLGLHARAAARLVQTASHFDSVITLRTTKRSVNAKSMMGILMLAAAQGTELVVEADGSDAQAALDAIQALVEDRFGEEA, from the coding sequence ATGAGTTCCTCCCCGCACAGCCGTGAACTGACCATCTGCAACAAACTTGGCCTGCATGCCCGCGCCGCCGCGCGCCTGGTCCAAACCGCGTCGCACTTCGACAGCGTCATTACTTTGCGCACCACCAAGCGCTCGGTGAATGCCAAGAGCATGATGGGCATTTTGATGCTCGCCGCAGCTCAGGGTACTGAATTGGTGGTGGAAGCCGACGGCAGCGATGCCCAGGCGGCTCTGGATGCCATTCAAGCCCTGGTGGAGGATCGATTCGGAGAAGAGGCATGA
- a CDS encoding spore coat protein U domain-containing protein → MSLRISLVTISLYCSLYCGAVQAQVGCGLGTVTCAVTTSGLSFGSAYAPFSGSPADAVADVDLTCTLVGLLSVCTIPYSIEFDTGGSGSYSAREMSSLGDVLQYNLYTDPARSIVWGDGTGATGTVSGSVDFSALLGAVRSANHPAYGRIPANQAVDEGVYADTLTVTVTY, encoded by the coding sequence GTGTCGCTGAGAATATCCCTCGTAACTATCAGTTTGTATTGCAGCCTCTATTGCGGAGCCGTGCAGGCTCAGGTTGGTTGCGGATTGGGCACTGTCACCTGTGCGGTCACCACATCAGGGCTGAGTTTCGGTAGCGCTTATGCGCCTTTTTCTGGCTCACCTGCCGACGCCGTGGCCGATGTGGATTTAACCTGCACCTTAGTGGGACTGCTTTCGGTATGCACGATCCCCTATAGCATTGAATTCGATACCGGAGGCAGCGGCAGTTACTCGGCTCGGGAAATGTCCAGCCTGGGTGATGTGCTGCAGTACAACCTCTACACCGACCCTGCGCGCAGCATTGTCTGGGGCGACGGAACGGGTGCCACTGGCACAGTGAGCGGAAGCGTGGACTTCAGTGCGCTTCTGGGCGCTGTACGCTCGGCCAATCATCCAGCCTACGGTCGTATCCCGGCGAATCAAGCGGTGGATGAAGGAGTCTATGCCGACACCCTCACGGTGACGGTGACCTACTGA
- a CDS encoding molecular chaperone — translation MLPLGRGFFAVAALLTATGAVQAADLRISPTRLGFTAQQTVQTLTLSNPGATPVLVETAAFDWATSPKSLKATRDLIVSPPIVEVPPQGQVQLRIGFRPSSPPQGVCELSYRLWVTEVLRAQQAQAPLRLRTRISLPVFRQVGVGCKPELTWSWSPGQVELSNQGNGHAQLQELLLVDHRQQWRLQAPPLGYLLPGEQWQLRLPEDWRPDAQGKPVLRAQSRQGAVEAQLITAP, via the coding sequence ATGTTGCCCCTGGGCAGAGGCTTTTTCGCCGTCGCTGCGCTGCTCACCGCTACCGGCGCGGTTCAAGCGGCCGACCTGCGTATCAGTCCGACCCGCTTGGGCTTTACAGCACAGCAAACCGTGCAAACCCTGACTTTGAGTAACCCAGGTGCGACTCCTGTGTTGGTGGAAACAGCAGCATTTGATTGGGCGACATCCCCGAAGTCGCTCAAAGCCACACGAGATTTGATTGTGTCGCCGCCCATCGTTGAAGTTCCGCCGCAGGGGCAGGTACAGCTACGCATCGGTTTCCGGCCCAGTTCGCCGCCGCAAGGCGTTTGCGAGCTCAGTTACCGGTTGTGGGTCACCGAAGTGCTTCGCGCCCAGCAGGCTCAAGCTCCTTTGCGGCTGCGCACGCGAATCAGCCTGCCCGTTTTTCGGCAGGTTGGAGTGGGCTGCAAGCCTGAGCTCACATGGTCATGGAGCCCGGGACAGGTTGAGCTGAGTAACCAGGGCAATGGACATGCGCAACTACAAGAGCTGCTACTCGTGGATCATCGCCAGCAATGGCGGCTGCAGGCACCGCCTCTAGGCTATTTGCTGCCTGGCGAGCAATGGCAGCTGCGTTTGCCCGAGGACTGGCGTCCCGATGCACAGGGCAAACCGGTGCTGCGTGCGCAATCCCGACAAGGGGCTGTAGAGGCGCAGCTGATTACCGCACCTTAG
- a CDS encoding PTS fructose transporter subunit IIA, giving the protein MSVAVLLVTHGKLSQTLLDTVTEVLGNLPLRTEVLEVRRVNDTQPLIVQGEQLIKKLNEGQGVLVLTDAFGSTPSNIANHIAGCVNSRVVAGLNLPMLFKIYNYPQLSLDDLATAAVEGGQRGILACEPRPV; this is encoded by the coding sequence ATGAGTGTTGCGGTCTTACTTGTCACCCATGGCAAGCTCAGCCAAACCCTGCTCGACACCGTAACCGAGGTGCTGGGAAACCTGCCGCTACGCACTGAAGTGCTGGAGGTCCGGCGCGTGAACGACACTCAACCTTTGATCGTGCAGGGTGAACAACTGATTAAAAAGCTGAATGAGGGTCAAGGAGTGCTGGTACTCACCGACGCCTTCGGCTCCACTCCCAGCAATATCGCCAACCATATTGCTGGCTGTGTGAACAGCCGCGTGGTTGCCGGCCTGAACCTACCGATGTTGTTCAAAATCTACAATTATCCGCAGTTGTCCCTCGATGATCTGGCCACCGCTGCCGTCGAAGGGGGCCAGCGCGGCATCCTCGCCTGTGAGCCCCGCCCCGTATGA
- a CDS encoding malate dehydrogenase, producing the protein MKQPVRVAITGGAGQIAYSLAFRIASGSMLGPDQPVILQLLEIPPAMGALEGVVMELKDCAFPLVADIVATDDPNVAFKDADFALLVGARPRGPGMERKDLLEANAAIFSVQGKALNDHASRDVKVLVVGNPANTNALIARENAPDLDPRQFTAMTRLDHNRALAQLADKTGSSVNDIQNMVIWGNHSSTQYPDLHKTTVKGQAALELVDQDWYADTFIPTVQQRGAAIIKARGASSAASAASAAVDHMRDWALGSNGQWVSMAVASDGSYDIPEGVVYSYPCVCEGGNYTIVQGVDVNDFSRARMDATNTELREERAAVEHLFPKG; encoded by the coding sequence ATGAAACAGCCCGTGCGCGTAGCCATCACCGGTGGCGCTGGTCAAATTGCTTATTCCCTGGCTTTCCGTATTGCTTCTGGAAGCATGTTGGGTCCGGACCAGCCGGTTATCTTGCAGTTGCTGGAAATTCCCCCGGCCATGGGTGCGCTGGAAGGCGTTGTGATGGAGCTCAAAGACTGCGCCTTCCCACTGGTCGCTGACATTGTGGCCACCGATGATCCCAATGTGGCCTTTAAGGATGCCGACTTTGCCTTGCTGGTTGGCGCGCGTCCTCGTGGCCCCGGTATGGAGCGCAAAGACTTGCTCGAAGCCAATGCGGCCATTTTCTCGGTGCAGGGTAAGGCTCTGAACGACCACGCTAGCCGAGATGTGAAAGTCTTGGTGGTGGGTAACCCAGCCAATACCAATGCCCTGATTGCTCGCGAAAATGCACCAGACTTGGATCCTCGCCAATTCACCGCAATGACGCGCCTGGACCACAACCGTGCCTTGGCCCAGTTGGCTGATAAGACCGGCAGCAGCGTCAACGATATTCAAAACATGGTGATTTGGGGCAACCACAGCTCCACGCAGTATCCCGACCTGCACAAAACCACGGTCAAAGGCCAAGCGGCGCTGGAACTGGTTGACCAAGACTGGTACGCCGACACCTTTATTCCTACCGTGCAGCAGCGCGGCGCGGCCATTATCAAAGCCCGTGGAGCATCGTCGGCAGCCTCTGCAGCCTCTGCTGCTGTTGATCACATGCGTGACTGGGCACTGGGCAGCAATGGTCAGTGGGTGAGCATGGCCGTGGCCTCTGATGGTTCCTACGACATTCCCGAAGGTGTGGTCTACAGCTACCCGTGTGTGTGCGAGGGTGGGAACTACACCATTGTGCAGGGTGTGGACGTCAATGACTTCAGCCGTGCACGGATGGATGCCACCAACACCGAGTTGCGCGAAGAGCGCGCTGCAGTGGAGCACCTCTTCCCTAAGGGCTAA
- the ptsP gene encoding phosphoenolpyruvate--protein phosphotransferase, whose translation MSIALRGIGVSRGIAMGPAHKLHGRSAPVEKRHVAPAELTAECARYNAARETARQQLSAIREDIPADTPKEIASFIDAHLLMLDDRAFSSAVTDLIQAEQVNAEWALQQQCEQLVAVFDAMDDAYLRSRQDDVEHVVARIQRLLSQADAGLPPSGLPNSAAAPVVVADDITPADVILLQKQGIGGFITEFGGPLSHTAILARSLGVPAIVGVHGAESAVSEGALILVDGQAGEAIALPTPEERQEFEERAAADARFRSMLDKLRDVDAVTQDGTPITLQCNIELPADTAHAHGVGATGVGLYRTEFLYMNRTELPTEAEQFEAYVNVIQAVSGPVTIRTLDVGADKQVDSGRIAGPTPNNPALGLRAIRLCLKEEELFRTQLRALLRASAYGTIKLMLPMISNVDELLRSRALIQEVMQELAARDVKFDKDIAVGAMIEVPAAALAAHQLAQHCDFFSIGTNDLIQYTLAIDRVDDEVNYLYDPLHPAVLQLIAMTIEAGHSAGIPVSMCGEMAGDARYTRLLLALGLREYSMHPSSILEIKRIVLDSNLGELAARIQHLAVNGYAGDLGSLVG comes from the coding sequence ATGAGTATCGCGCTACGGGGCATTGGCGTCTCCCGTGGCATTGCCATGGGCCCGGCGCACAAGCTACACGGGCGCTCAGCACCGGTAGAGAAGCGGCATGTGGCCCCCGCTGAACTCACAGCTGAGTGCGCACGCTACAACGCCGCGCGAGAAACAGCGCGTCAGCAGCTGTCGGCTATTCGTGAAGACATTCCAGCGGACACTCCCAAAGAGATTGCTTCATTTATCGATGCTCACCTGTTGATGCTGGATGACCGCGCTTTCTCGTCTGCGGTAACCGACCTGATCCAGGCAGAACAGGTCAATGCGGAATGGGCCTTACAGCAGCAGTGCGAGCAACTGGTAGCCGTCTTCGACGCCATGGACGATGCCTACCTGCGTAGCCGCCAAGACGATGTCGAGCATGTAGTAGCGCGCATTCAACGCTTGCTCAGCCAGGCCGATGCTGGTCTTCCGCCCTCCGGCCTACCAAACTCAGCTGCTGCGCCCGTGGTGGTCGCAGATGACATCACACCCGCAGATGTGATTTTGCTGCAAAAGCAAGGAATTGGCGGCTTTATTACCGAGTTTGGTGGGCCGCTGTCGCATACAGCGATTCTTGCGCGTAGCTTAGGGGTTCCGGCGATCGTCGGCGTTCACGGTGCAGAGTCTGCCGTGAGTGAGGGCGCGCTGATTCTGGTGGATGGGCAGGCCGGTGAAGCCATTGCCTTACCCACTCCGGAAGAACGCCAGGAATTTGAAGAGCGTGCAGCGGCCGACGCGCGGTTTCGCAGCATGTTGGACAAGCTGCGCGATGTGGACGCCGTCACCCAAGATGGCACGCCAATTACATTGCAATGCAATATCGAACTGCCCGCCGACACCGCACATGCGCATGGGGTAGGCGCCACTGGCGTTGGCTTGTATCGCACAGAATTCCTGTACATGAACCGCACGGAGCTGCCAACGGAAGCCGAGCAGTTCGAGGCCTATGTCAACGTGATTCAGGCGGTATCGGGACCAGTCACGATCCGCACCTTGGATGTAGGCGCAGATAAGCAAGTGGACTCGGGCCGAATTGCCGGGCCTACACCGAATAACCCCGCACTGGGTTTAAGGGCCATCCGGCTGTGCTTAAAGGAAGAAGAGCTGTTTCGCACGCAGCTCCGCGCCCTGCTCCGCGCTTCCGCCTACGGGACCATCAAATTGATGCTGCCGATGATCTCCAATGTGGACGAATTACTCCGCTCCCGGGCGTTGATTCAGGAGGTTATGCAGGAATTAGCAGCACGCGATGTGAAGTTCGATAAGGACATCGCCGTAGGCGCCATGATCGAGGTCCCCGCTGCCGCTTTGGCAGCGCATCAACTCGCCCAGCATTGCGATTTCTTTTCCATTGGTACCAATGACCTGATTCAGTACACCCTGGCCATCGACCGCGTGGATGATGAGGTCAATTATCTCTACGACCCACTCCACCCGGCCGTGCTGCAATTGATTGCCATGACCATTGAAGCCGGCCACAGCGCTGGCATTCCCGTGTCCATGTGTGGGGAGATGGCAGGTGATGCGCGCTATACGCGGTTGCTACTCGCATTGGGTTTACGCGAATACTCCATGCATCCCTCGAGCATCTTGGAGATTAAGCGCATTGTGCTGGATTCCAACCTGGGGGAGCTCGCCGCGCGCATCCAACACTTGGCCGTCAACGGCTACGCCGGCGACCTGGGATCGCTGGTGGGGTAG
- the rapZ gene encoding RNase adapter RapZ — protein sequence MEKDPVSPLLDLVFVSGLSGAGKSVALDMLEDLDYFCIDNLPLALAANLDPASLAGNDARYQRIAVGIDARASADDVRAFPEYLQQARARSSHSVRLLYLTASFDVLIRRFSETRRKHPLTGPDHDLGEALRSEQQLLDPVAQIADITLDTSDTNLHELRELIRTTLSPDNSPGLNLATVVRSFGFKHGAPKGLDLVFDVRCLPNPHWAPELRSGTGRDPAVQAWLRDQPEVMQMREDILHFLRRWIPHYAAQNRHYLTVGIGCTGGQHRSVFLAEEVALALGADFPMVSVRHTELP from the coding sequence ATGGAAAAGGACCCCGTGAGTCCATTACTCGATCTCGTCTTTGTCTCTGGCCTATCCGGCGCCGGCAAATCAGTGGCGCTGGATATGCTGGAAGACCTGGATTACTTTTGTATCGATAATCTCCCGCTCGCCCTGGCCGCCAACCTAGATCCGGCGAGCCTGGCCGGCAACGACGCGCGATACCAGCGCATTGCTGTGGGGATTGATGCGCGCGCCAGCGCCGACGATGTGCGCGCCTTTCCCGAGTATTTACAGCAAGCCCGAGCACGCTCTAGTCACTCGGTTCGCTTGTTGTACCTGACGGCCTCCTTTGATGTACTCATTCGCCGCTTCTCGGAAACACGGCGCAAGCACCCCTTAACCGGCCCAGATCATGATCTGGGCGAAGCACTGCGCTCCGAGCAACAACTATTGGACCCGGTGGCGCAGATTGCCGATATCACCCTGGATACCAGCGATACCAACTTGCACGAGTTGCGGGAGCTGATCCGCACCACCCTGAGTCCGGACAATAGCCCCGGCCTGAATTTGGCCACGGTCGTGCGCTCCTTTGGCTTCAAACATGGTGCGCCCAAGGGTTTGGATTTGGTTTTCGACGTACGCTGCCTGCCAAACCCCCATTGGGCGCCGGAGCTGCGGAGCGGCACCGGCCGCGACCCCGCGGTGCAGGCCTGGCTGCGCGACCAACCCGAGGTGATGCAAATGCGCGAGGACATCCTCCATTTTTTGCGCCGCTGGATACCCCATTACGCCGCGCAGAATCGGCATTATCTGACGGTGGGCATTGGCTGCACGGGTGGCCAACACCGATCAGTTTTTCTAGCAGAAGAAGTCGCACTAGCCCTCGGCGCCGACTTCCCCATGGTTAGCGTGCGACATACGGAGTTACCTTGA
- a CDS encoding PAS domain S-box protein → MTEPAPSHNQGMEKLAIQPLYRALVENAQDVLGVLTPQGVVVTASPALRRVLQLHPERLQGRHWVDRVHPDDRAAYRRWLDACADGDSHQSLQVRAGRPGFWRTLVMSGVRVHEDAYTDRIVFSARDATEEVAATAALAEREARFRSAFHDAPIGKVLLDAQGHILDANRSFAELVNRWASELEGLVFLELLAGSQGFDEIERGWEQLRTGETPAELPLSYDRRGRMVHLRITFALVGAEGEAFAMAQILDLTARIEAERALERNLVQLRQSHERLHDMAWMASHDLKEPLRGLVGSLQLIVRRHKDVLSETERSTAQQAVDQAKRLRARLDELETQVSAMQETAAPQEMLALDAIVDEWQDVHSPDLQSLGVALDRTELPQVRGQARLGATLQSLLDQCLAWIQSGQMRGDLRIRGSWSGGHWLIRVSALAEPLEQPQAWLEPGGSLFSLRSEAQERGADLLLEQPGEERCLSLRFRPD, encoded by the coding sequence GTGACAGAACCGGCACCATCCCATAATCAGGGCATGGAAAAACTGGCCATACAGCCTCTTTACCGCGCGCTGGTTGAAAACGCGCAGGACGTATTAGGCGTGCTGACCCCTCAAGGCGTGGTGGTAACTGCGAGCCCGGCGCTACGCCGGGTACTACAACTGCACCCAGAACGACTGCAGGGACGCCACTGGGTAGACCGCGTTCACCCGGATGATCGCGCTGCCTACCGCCGCTGGCTTGATGCCTGCGCCGACGGCGATAGTCACCAAAGTTTGCAGGTGCGTGCCGGCCGCCCCGGCTTTTGGCGGACTCTGGTGATGTCCGGAGTGCGGGTGCATGAGGATGCCTACACAGACCGCATTGTCTTTTCGGCGCGTGACGCCACCGAAGAGGTTGCCGCCACCGCAGCGCTGGCAGAGCGCGAAGCGCGCTTTCGCAGTGCCTTTCATGACGCCCCCATCGGCAAAGTGCTGTTGGATGCCCAGGGGCACATCCTGGACGCCAACCGCAGCTTTGCAGAGTTGGTGAACCGCTGGGCGAGCGAGCTGGAGGGTTTGGTTTTCCTTGAGCTATTAGCGGGTAGCCAGGGCTTTGATGAAATTGAACGCGGCTGGGAGCAGCTGCGTACAGGAGAGACTCCGGCTGAATTGCCGCTGAGCTATGACCGTCGCGGCCGCATGGTGCATTTGCGCATCACCTTCGCCCTGGTTGGGGCGGAAGGTGAGGCCTTCGCGATGGCGCAGATACTGGACCTGACAGCGCGCATTGAGGCCGAGAGAGCTCTGGAGCGCAATTTGGTGCAGCTGCGTCAGAGCCACGAGCGACTCCATGACATGGCCTGGATGGCTAGCCATGATCTGAAGGAGCCACTGCGCGGACTCGTGGGCAGTCTGCAGCTCATCGTGCGTCGGCATAAAGATGTGCTCAGTGAGACTGAGCGCAGCACTGCGCAGCAGGCAGTGGATCAGGCCAAACGTCTGCGCGCGCGCCTGGATGAGTTAGAAACGCAAGTCAGTGCCATGCAAGAGACGGCAGCGCCGCAGGAAATGCTGGCTTTAGATGCGATCGTCGATGAATGGCAAGACGTTCACAGTCCAGATTTGCAGTCCCTGGGGGTGGCCTTAGACCGTACAGAACTGCCACAGGTACGCGGCCAGGCCCGGCTTGGGGCCACTTTACAATCCTTATTAGATCAGTGTCTGGCCTGGATTCAGTCCGGCCAGATGCGGGGTGACCTGCGTATTCGTGGCAGTTGGTCCGGTGGGCACTGGCTGATTCGCGTCAGCGCTTTGGCCGAGCCCCTGGAGCAGCCACAAGCGTGGTTGGAGCCGGGCGGCAGCTTATTCAGCCTGCGCAGCGAAGCCCAGGAACGCGGCGCGGATCTGTTGTTGGAGCAGCCCGGTGAGGAGCGTTGTTTAAGTCTGCGCTTTCGTCCCGACTGA